In Oenanthe melanoleuca isolate GR-GAL-2019-014 chromosome 9, OMel1.0, whole genome shotgun sequence, the following are encoded in one genomic region:
- the ZMAT3 gene encoding zinc finger matrin-type protein 3: MILLQQAGLLPHPEKPSSLPMSVATRPRASSPLSPPKSLGLGPSFHHTQEEELAKVVEQDPMLEELCKPLCCKLCNVTLNSAQQAQAHYQGKNHSKKLRNYYAANSCPAPARMSNSVEPAPPQVVSLPAQMGSSKPGGRVILATENDYCKLCDASFSSPAVAQAHYQGKNHAKRLRLAEAQNNSFSDASELGKRRARKEGNEYKMMQNRRNTYTVQNNTGPYFNPRSRQRIPRDLAMCVTPSGQFYCSMCNAGASEELEFRQHLESKQHKSKVSEQRYRSEMENLGYVQ; encoded by the exons ATGATTCTTCTACAGCAAGCAGGACTTCTTCCTCATCCTGAGAAGCCTTCATCCCTTCCTATGTCAGTGGCTACAAGGCCAAGAGCCAGCTCACCACTGTCCCCACCAAAGTCTCTCGGACTGGGGCCTTCCTTTCATCACACACAAGAAGAGGAACTTGCCAAGGTGGTGGAGCAGGACCCTATGCTGGAGGAACTATGTAAGCCCCTGTGCTGTAAGCTTTGCAATGTCACTCTGAATTCGGCCCAGCAAGCCCAGGCTCATTACCAG GGTAAAAACCACAGTAAGAAACTCCGGAATTACTATGCTGCCAACAGCTGTCCAGCACCTGCCAGGATGAGTAATTCTGTTGAGCCTGCCCCACCTCAGGTTGtctctcttccagctcag ATGGGATCCAGTAAACCAGGTGGCAGAGTGATCTTGGCTACAGAGAATGATTACTGCAAGCTTTGTGATGCCTCATTTAGCTCTCCGGCTGTGGCACAGGCTCACTACCAGGGGAAGAATCACGCCAAGCGGCTGCGCCTTGCAGAGGCACAGAATAACTCATTCTC GGATGCCTCAGAACTAGGCAAACGAAGGGCAAGGAAAGAAGGGAATGAATATAAGATGAtgcaaaacagaagaaacacaTATACGGTTCAGAACAACACAG GTCCCTACTTCAACCCGCGCTCGCGGCAGAGGATCCCCCGTGACCTGGCCATGTGCGTGACGCCCAGCGGCCAGTTCTACTGCTCCATGTGCAACGCGGGCGCCAGCGAGGAGCTGGAGTTCAGGCAGCACCTGGAGAGCAAGCAGCACAAGAGCAAAGTGTCCGAGCAGCGCTACAGGAGCGAGATGGAGAACCTGGGCTACGTCCAGTGA